The Orcinus orca chromosome 4, mOrcOrc1.1, whole genome shotgun sequence genome includes a region encoding these proteins:
- the KLHL8 gene encoding kelch-like protein 8 isoform X2, with protein sequence MASESVNAKQARNRFTKGKRQQHQQVKNRSSLGDGDGEDSFIFEANEAWKDFHGSLLQFYENGELCDITLKVGSKLISCHKLVLACVIPYFRAMFLSEMAEAKQTLIEIRDFDGDAIEDLVKFVYSSRLTLTVDNVQPLLYAACILQVELVARACCEYMKLHFHPSNCLAVRAFAESHNRIDLMDMADQYACEHFPEVVECEDFVRLPLLPVDFLMGVVAKEQIVKQNLKCRDLLDEARNYYLHLSSRAVPDFEYSIRTTPRKHTAGVLFCVGGRGGSGDPFRSIECYSINKNSWFFGPEMNSRRRHVGVISVEGKVYAVGGHDGNEHLGSMEMFDPLNNKWMMKASMNTKRRGIALASLGGPIYAIGGLDDNTCFNDVERYDIESDQWSTVAPMNTPRGGVGSVALVNHVYAVGGNDGVASLSSVERYDPHLDKWIEVKEMGQRRAGNGVSELHGCLYVVGGFDDNSPLSSVERYDPRSNKWDYVAALTTPRGGVGIATVMGKIFAVGGHNGNAYLNTVEAFDPVLNRWELVGSVSHCRAGAGVAVCACLTSQIRDVGHGSSNVVDCM encoded by the exons ATGGCTTCAGAATCTGTAAATGCAAAACAAGCTAGGAATCGCTTCACAAAGGGGAAGAGGCAACAGCACCAGCAAGTAAAGAACAGATCTTCCcttggtgatggtgatggagaaGACTCCTTTATCTTTGAAGCAAATGAAGCTTGGAAAGATTTTCATGGTTCTCTTCTTCAGTTTTATGAAAATGGAGAACTCTGTGATATCACATTGAAG GTTGGCTCAAAGCTAATCTCTTGTCACAAACTGGTATTGGCTTGTGTTATTCCCTACTTCAGAGCTATGTTTCTCTCTGAAATGGCTGAAGCCAAGCAAACACTGATTGAGATCAGAGATTTTGATGGTGATGCAATAGAAGACTTGGTAAAGTTTGTCTATTCTTCACGACTCACTTTGACTGTTGACAATGTCCAGCCTCTCTTATATGCAGCCTGTATTCTACAGGTTGAACTGGTGGCTAGAGCTTGTTGTGAATACATGAAGTTACATTTTCATCCCTCCAATTGTCTGGCAGTAAGAGCCTTTGCAGAAAGTCACAATCGAATAGACTTAATGGACATGGCGGATCAGTATGCCTGTGAGCATTTTCCTGAAGTGGTGGAGTGTGAAGACTTT GTTCGTTTGCCGCTGTTGCCGGTTGATTTTCTTATGGGTGTTGTGGCAAAAGAACAGATTGTCAAACAAAATCTAAAATGTAGAGATTTATTGGATGAAGCAAGAAATTACTACCTTCACTTGAGTAGCAGAGCAGTACCTGACTTTGAATACTCCATTCGGACTACCCCAAGGAAACATACTGCTG GTGTGCTATTTTGTGTAGGTGGTCGAGGTGGATCGGGTGACCCCTTTCGCAGTATCGAATGCTATTCTATCAACAAAAACAGTTGGTTCTTTGGACCAGAAATGAACAGTCGAAGGCGACATGTGGGTGTAATCTCAGTGGAAG GTAAAGTGTATGCAGTGGGTGGACATGATGGAAATGAACATTTAGGTAGTATGGAGATGTTTGATCCTCTCAATAATAAATGGATGATGAAGGCATCAATGAACACAAAGAG GCGAGGAATTGCCTTGGCCTCCTTGGGAGGCCCAATTTATGCAATTGGAGGGTTAGATGACAACACTTGCTTCAACGATGTTGAGAGATATGACATAGAATCTGATCAGTGGAGTACAGTGGCACCAATGAATACTCCCCGTGGAGGAGTTGGGTCTGTGGCTCTTGTG aaCCATGTTTATGCAGTAGGTGGCAATGATGGAGTAGCTTCTCTGTCTAGTGTGGAGAGGTATGATCCACATCTCGATAAATGGATAGAAGTTAAAGAAATGGGTCAGCGAAGAGCAGGCAATGGAGTTAGTGAGCTCCATGGTTGCTTATATGTTGTTG GTGGTTTTGATGATAATTCTCCTCTGAGTTCAGTTGAGCGGTATGATCCTCGAAGCAACAAGTGGGATTATGTAGCAGCCCTTACCACTCCCAGGGGTGGAGTGGGGATCGCAACAGTGATGGGCAAAATCTTTGCAGTTGGTGGTCATAATGGCAATGCATACTTAAATACAGTAGAAGCATTTGATCCAGTGCTgaatag GTGGGAGCTTGTTGGATCTGTGTCTCACTGCAGAGCTGGAGCAGGTGTAGCTGTGTGTGCCTGTTTAACTAGCCAAATTCGAGATGTAGGTCATGGATCCAGTAATGTGGTTGACTGTATGTGA
- the KLHL8 gene encoding kelch-like protein 8 isoform X4, which yields MASESVNAKQARNRFTKGKRQQHQQVKNRSSLGDGDGEDSFIFEANEAWKDFHGSLLQFYENGELCDITLKVRLPLLPVDFLMGVVAKEQIVKQNLKCRDLLDEARNYYLHLSSRAVPDFEYSIRTTPRKHTAGVLFCVGGRGGSGDPFRSIECYSINKNSWFFGPEMNSRRRHVGVISVEGKVYAVGGHDGNEHLGSMEMFDPLNNKWMMKASMNTKRRGIALASLGGPIYAIGGLDDNTCFNDVERYDIESDQWSTVAPMNTPRGGVGSVALVNHVYAVGGNDGVASLSSVERYDPHLDKWIEVKEMGQRRAGNGVSELHGCLYVVGGFDDNSPLSSVERYDPRSNKWDYVAALTTPRGGVGIATVMGKIFAVGGHNGNAYLNTVEAFDPVLNRWELVGSVSHCRAGAGVAVCACLTSQIRDVGHGSSNVVDCM from the exons ATGGCTTCAGAATCTGTAAATGCAAAACAAGCTAGGAATCGCTTCACAAAGGGGAAGAGGCAACAGCACCAGCAAGTAAAGAACAGATCTTCCcttggtgatggtgatggagaaGACTCCTTTATCTTTGAAGCAAATGAAGCTTGGAAAGATTTTCATGGTTCTCTTCTTCAGTTTTATGAAAATGGAGAACTCTGTGATATCACATTGAAG GTTCGTTTGCCGCTGTTGCCGGTTGATTTTCTTATGGGTGTTGTGGCAAAAGAACAGATTGTCAAACAAAATCTAAAATGTAGAGATTTATTGGATGAAGCAAGAAATTACTACCTTCACTTGAGTAGCAGAGCAGTACCTGACTTTGAATACTCCATTCGGACTACCCCAAGGAAACATACTGCTG GTGTGCTATTTTGTGTAGGTGGTCGAGGTGGATCGGGTGACCCCTTTCGCAGTATCGAATGCTATTCTATCAACAAAAACAGTTGGTTCTTTGGACCAGAAATGAACAGTCGAAGGCGACATGTGGGTGTAATCTCAGTGGAAG GTAAAGTGTATGCAGTGGGTGGACATGATGGAAATGAACATTTAGGTAGTATGGAGATGTTTGATCCTCTCAATAATAAATGGATGATGAAGGCATCAATGAACACAAAGAG GCGAGGAATTGCCTTGGCCTCCTTGGGAGGCCCAATTTATGCAATTGGAGGGTTAGATGACAACACTTGCTTCAACGATGTTGAGAGATATGACATAGAATCTGATCAGTGGAGTACAGTGGCACCAATGAATACTCCCCGTGGAGGAGTTGGGTCTGTGGCTCTTGTG aaCCATGTTTATGCAGTAGGTGGCAATGATGGAGTAGCTTCTCTGTCTAGTGTGGAGAGGTATGATCCACATCTCGATAAATGGATAGAAGTTAAAGAAATGGGTCAGCGAAGAGCAGGCAATGGAGTTAGTGAGCTCCATGGTTGCTTATATGTTGTTG GTGGTTTTGATGATAATTCTCCTCTGAGTTCAGTTGAGCGGTATGATCCTCGAAGCAACAAGTGGGATTATGTAGCAGCCCTTACCACTCCCAGGGGTGGAGTGGGGATCGCAACAGTGATGGGCAAAATCTTTGCAGTTGGTGGTCATAATGGCAATGCATACTTAAATACAGTAGAAGCATTTGATCCAGTGCTgaatag GTGGGAGCTTGTTGGATCTGTGTCTCACTGCAGAGCTGGAGCAGGTGTAGCTGTGTGTGCCTGTTTAACTAGCCAAATTCGAGATGTAGGTCATGGATCCAGTAATGTGGTTGACTGTATGTGA
- the KLHL8 gene encoding kelch-like protein 8 isoform X1: MASESVNAKQARNRFTKGKRQQHQQVKNRSSLGDGDGEDSFIFEANEAWKDFHGSLLQFYENGELCDITLKVGSKLISCHKLVLACVIPYFRAMFLSEMAEAKQTLIEIRDFDGDAIEDLVKFVYSSRLTLTVDNVQPLLYAACILQVELVARACCEYMKLHFHPSNCLAVRAFAESHNRIDLMDMADQYACEHFPEVVECEDFVSVSPQHLHKLLSSSDLNIENEKQVYSAAIKWLLANPQHHSKWLDETLAQVRLPLLPVDFLMGVVAKEQIVKQNLKCRDLLDEARNYYLHLSSRAVPDFEYSIRTTPRKHTAGVLFCVGGRGGSGDPFRSIECYSINKNSWFFGPEMNSRRRHVGVISVEGKVYAVGGHDGNEHLGSMEMFDPLNNKWMMKASMNTKRRGIALASLGGPIYAIGGLDDNTCFNDVERYDIESDQWSTVAPMNTPRGGVGSVALVNHVYAVGGNDGVASLSSVERYDPHLDKWIEVKEMGQRRAGNGVSELHGCLYVVGGFDDNSPLSSVERYDPRSNKWDYVAALTTPRGGVGIATVMGKIFAVGGHNGNAYLNTVEAFDPVLNRWELVGSVSHCRAGAGVAVCACLTSQIRDVGHGSSNVVDCM; this comes from the exons ATGGCTTCAGAATCTGTAAATGCAAAACAAGCTAGGAATCGCTTCACAAAGGGGAAGAGGCAACAGCACCAGCAAGTAAAGAACAGATCTTCCcttggtgatggtgatggagaaGACTCCTTTATCTTTGAAGCAAATGAAGCTTGGAAAGATTTTCATGGTTCTCTTCTTCAGTTTTATGAAAATGGAGAACTCTGTGATATCACATTGAAG GTTGGCTCAAAGCTAATCTCTTGTCACAAACTGGTATTGGCTTGTGTTATTCCCTACTTCAGAGCTATGTTTCTCTCTGAAATGGCTGAAGCCAAGCAAACACTGATTGAGATCAGAGATTTTGATGGTGATGCAATAGAAGACTTGGTAAAGTTTGTCTATTCTTCACGACTCACTTTGACTGTTGACAATGTCCAGCCTCTCTTATATGCAGCCTGTATTCTACAGGTTGAACTGGTGGCTAGAGCTTGTTGTGAATACATGAAGTTACATTTTCATCCCTCCAATTGTCTGGCAGTAAGAGCCTTTGCAGAAAGTCACAATCGAATAGACTTAATGGACATGGCGGATCAGTATGCCTGTGAGCATTTTCCTGAAGTGGTGGAGTGTGAAGACTTTGTAAGTGTGTCACCCCAGCATCTCCATAAGCTTTTGTCCTCCAGTGATCTAAATATTGAGAATGAAAAGCAGGTCTATAGTGCAGCCATCAAGTGGCTTCTTGCCAATCCTCAGCATCATTCCAAATGGTTGGATGAAACACTTGCACAG GTTCGTTTGCCGCTGTTGCCGGTTGATTTTCTTATGGGTGTTGTGGCAAAAGAACAGATTGTCAAACAAAATCTAAAATGTAGAGATTTATTGGATGAAGCAAGAAATTACTACCTTCACTTGAGTAGCAGAGCAGTACCTGACTTTGAATACTCCATTCGGACTACCCCAAGGAAACATACTGCTG GTGTGCTATTTTGTGTAGGTGGTCGAGGTGGATCGGGTGACCCCTTTCGCAGTATCGAATGCTATTCTATCAACAAAAACAGTTGGTTCTTTGGACCAGAAATGAACAGTCGAAGGCGACATGTGGGTGTAATCTCAGTGGAAG GTAAAGTGTATGCAGTGGGTGGACATGATGGAAATGAACATTTAGGTAGTATGGAGATGTTTGATCCTCTCAATAATAAATGGATGATGAAGGCATCAATGAACACAAAGAG GCGAGGAATTGCCTTGGCCTCCTTGGGAGGCCCAATTTATGCAATTGGAGGGTTAGATGACAACACTTGCTTCAACGATGTTGAGAGATATGACATAGAATCTGATCAGTGGAGTACAGTGGCACCAATGAATACTCCCCGTGGAGGAGTTGGGTCTGTGGCTCTTGTG aaCCATGTTTATGCAGTAGGTGGCAATGATGGAGTAGCTTCTCTGTCTAGTGTGGAGAGGTATGATCCACATCTCGATAAATGGATAGAAGTTAAAGAAATGGGTCAGCGAAGAGCAGGCAATGGAGTTAGTGAGCTCCATGGTTGCTTATATGTTGTTG GTGGTTTTGATGATAATTCTCCTCTGAGTTCAGTTGAGCGGTATGATCCTCGAAGCAACAAGTGGGATTATGTAGCAGCCCTTACCACTCCCAGGGGTGGAGTGGGGATCGCAACAGTGATGGGCAAAATCTTTGCAGTTGGTGGTCATAATGGCAATGCATACTTAAATACAGTAGAAGCATTTGATCCAGTGCTgaatag GTGGGAGCTTGTTGGATCTGTGTCTCACTGCAGAGCTGGAGCAGGTGTAGCTGTGTGTGCCTGTTTAACTAGCCAAATTCGAGATGTAGGTCATGGATCCAGTAATGTGGTTGACTGTATGTGA
- the KLHL8 gene encoding kelch-like protein 8 isoform X3, which translates to MASESVNAKQARNRFTKGKRQQHQQVKNRSSLGDGDGEDSFIFEANEAWKDFHGSLLQFYENGELCDITLKVGSKLISCHKLVLACVIPYFRAMFLSEMAEAKQTLIEIRDFDGDAIEDLVKFVYSSRLTLTVDNVQPLLYAACILQVELVARACCEYMKLHFHPSNCLAVRAFAESHNRIDLMDMADQYACEHFPEVVECEDFVSVSPQHLHKLLSSSDLNIENEKQVYSAAIKWLLANPQHHSKWLDETLAQVRLPLLPVDFLMGVVAKEQIVKQNLKCRDLLDEARNYYLHLSSRAVPDFEYSIRTTPRKHTAGVLFCVGGRGGSGDPFRSIECYSINKNSWFFGPEMNSRRRHVGVISVEGKVYAVGGHDGNEHLGSMEMFDPLNNKWMMKASMNTKRRGIALASLGGPIYAIGGLDDNTCFNDVERYDIESDQWSTVAPMNTPRGGVGSVALVNHVYAVGGNDGVASLSSVERYDPHLDKWIEVKEMGQRRAGNGVSELHGCLYVVGGSLLDLCLTAELEQV; encoded by the exons ATGGCTTCAGAATCTGTAAATGCAAAACAAGCTAGGAATCGCTTCACAAAGGGGAAGAGGCAACAGCACCAGCAAGTAAAGAACAGATCTTCCcttggtgatggtgatggagaaGACTCCTTTATCTTTGAAGCAAATGAAGCTTGGAAAGATTTTCATGGTTCTCTTCTTCAGTTTTATGAAAATGGAGAACTCTGTGATATCACATTGAAG GTTGGCTCAAAGCTAATCTCTTGTCACAAACTGGTATTGGCTTGTGTTATTCCCTACTTCAGAGCTATGTTTCTCTCTGAAATGGCTGAAGCCAAGCAAACACTGATTGAGATCAGAGATTTTGATGGTGATGCAATAGAAGACTTGGTAAAGTTTGTCTATTCTTCACGACTCACTTTGACTGTTGACAATGTCCAGCCTCTCTTATATGCAGCCTGTATTCTACAGGTTGAACTGGTGGCTAGAGCTTGTTGTGAATACATGAAGTTACATTTTCATCCCTCCAATTGTCTGGCAGTAAGAGCCTTTGCAGAAAGTCACAATCGAATAGACTTAATGGACATGGCGGATCAGTATGCCTGTGAGCATTTTCCTGAAGTGGTGGAGTGTGAAGACTTTGTAAGTGTGTCACCCCAGCATCTCCATAAGCTTTTGTCCTCCAGTGATCTAAATATTGAGAATGAAAAGCAGGTCTATAGTGCAGCCATCAAGTGGCTTCTTGCCAATCCTCAGCATCATTCCAAATGGTTGGATGAAACACTTGCACAG GTTCGTTTGCCGCTGTTGCCGGTTGATTTTCTTATGGGTGTTGTGGCAAAAGAACAGATTGTCAAACAAAATCTAAAATGTAGAGATTTATTGGATGAAGCAAGAAATTACTACCTTCACTTGAGTAGCAGAGCAGTACCTGACTTTGAATACTCCATTCGGACTACCCCAAGGAAACATACTGCTG GTGTGCTATTTTGTGTAGGTGGTCGAGGTGGATCGGGTGACCCCTTTCGCAGTATCGAATGCTATTCTATCAACAAAAACAGTTGGTTCTTTGGACCAGAAATGAACAGTCGAAGGCGACATGTGGGTGTAATCTCAGTGGAAG GTAAAGTGTATGCAGTGGGTGGACATGATGGAAATGAACATTTAGGTAGTATGGAGATGTTTGATCCTCTCAATAATAAATGGATGATGAAGGCATCAATGAACACAAAGAG GCGAGGAATTGCCTTGGCCTCCTTGGGAGGCCCAATTTATGCAATTGGAGGGTTAGATGACAACACTTGCTTCAACGATGTTGAGAGATATGACATAGAATCTGATCAGTGGAGTACAGTGGCACCAATGAATACTCCCCGTGGAGGAGTTGGGTCTGTGGCTCTTGTG aaCCATGTTTATGCAGTAGGTGGCAATGATGGAGTAGCTTCTCTGTCTAGTGTGGAGAGGTATGATCCACATCTCGATAAATGGATAGAAGTTAAAGAAATGGGTCAGCGAAGAGCAGGCAATGGAGTTAGTGAGCTCCATGGTTGCTTATATGTTGTTG GTGGGAGCTTGTTGGATCTGTGTCTCACTGCAGAGCTGGAGCAGGTGTAG